The Triticum aestivum cultivar Chinese Spring chromosome 6D, IWGSC CS RefSeq v2.1, whole genome shotgun sequence genomic sequence CGCTGCCCAACCAGCTGCGGCGCCGTGCGCGTGCCGTACCCGTTCGGCATCGGCGACGGGTGCTACTGGCCGGGGTTCAACCTCACCTGCGACCGGACGCGCGCAGGAGAGCCGCGGCTGCTCGTCGGCCGCGAACTCCAGGTCGTGGAGATCTCCCTGGCCAACTCCACGGTGCGGGTCGTGGACGGCGCGGGCCAGGTCAAGCTCAACTTCACCGGGCCCGGAGGCCTCGACGGCAGCGGCGCGTGGGGCGGCCTCGGCGCCGCCGGCCCGTACGTGCTGTCGGAGTGGCGCAACCAGTTCGTCGTGACGGGGTGCAACGTGCAGGCCACGCTcgtcggggacggcggcggcggcaacgtcATCAGCGGCTGCTCCTCCTTCTGCTCCATCAACGACAGGTGGACCGGCGCCGTGACCACCTCGAGCTCCACCGGCGACGGCGCCGCCACGGCCACGTGCTCCGGCATCGGCTGCTGCGAGACGCCCGTCCCCATCGGCCGCCCCTCCTACCGCGTGGAGATCAAGTCGCTGGACTCGAGCAACGAGTACGCCGACAGGCTGCCCATCGCGGTGCGCGTCGCCGAGAGAGGCTGGTTCGACGGCGCCTCCGCCTCGCTCCTCAACGACTCGCCCGGGTACTCGCCCTCGCGCCGGCCGGCGGTGCCCGCCGTCCTCGAGTTCGCGGTGGATTCGAAGCCGGTAGTGCTGCCGGGAGTGGCAACGTCGGGCTGCCCCGTGGACGCGCGGAGGAGCGCGTGCCGGAGCAGCCACGCCTCCTGCCGCAACGTCTCCGGCAACTACCGCAGCGGCTACGTGTGCCGGTGCCTGGACGGCTACCAGGGGAACCCATACCTCGCCGGCGGATGCCAGGACATCGACGAGTGCACGCTGCCGGACATGTGCTTCGGCGAGTGCACCAACACGGCCGGCGGGCACCTATGCCGGTGCCCGCGTGGCGCCCATGGCGACCCGCGCATAAGAAATGGCTGCATCAGATCTTCTCTAGGTGAGCACAGAAGCAATAAAATTGCACGTCAGAGATTGCATCGGTTCATGCTCTGTTTTGTATCTCAGAGATTCTTCCTTAACATAAAGACGCATTATTTGTGCACATTCTACAGGTTTAAGTGTCGGCATTGGAGTTGGCAGTGGAGCAGCCCTTCTAATCATGGTACTTGGTGCTATCTTGGTGACCCGAAAGATGAAGCAACGGAGGGCAAAAATGCTCAAGAAGAAATTCTTCAAGCAAAATCGAGGGCATCTGTTGCAGCAATTGGTGTCTCAGAAGGCGGACATCGCCGAGAGGATGATCATCCCCTTGGTGGAGCTACAAAAGGCAACAAACAATTTTGACAAAGCTCGCGAGATTGGTGGAGGAGGGCATGGCACGGTCTACAAAGGGATCATGTCAGACCTGCATGTCGTGGCGATCAAGAAGTCCAA encodes the following:
- the LOC123143288 gene encoding wall-associated receptor kinase 2, whose product is MEQPAATMIPATALTVLLLQLCLSAAAAQATPGAGSRCPTSCGAVRVPYPFGIGDGCYWPGFNLTCDRTRAGEPRLLVGRELQVVEISLANSTVRVVDGAGQVKLNFTGPGGLDGSGAWGGLGAAGPYVLSEWRNQFVVTGCNVQATLVGDGGGGNVISGCSSFCSINDRWTGAVTTSSSTGDGAATATCSGIGCCETPVPIGRPSYRVEIKSLDSSNEYADRLPIAVRVAERGWFDGASASLLNDSPGYSPSRRPAVPAVLEFAVDSKPVVLPGVATSGCPVDARRSACRSSHASCRNVSGNYRSGYVCRCLDGYQGNPYLAGGCQDIDECTLPDMCFGECTNTAGGHLCRCPRGAHGDPRIRNGCIRSSLGLSVGIGVGSGAALLIMVLGAILVTRKMKQRRAKMLKKKFFKQNRGHLLQQLVSQKADIAERMIIPLVELQKATNNFDKAREIGGGGHGTVYKGIMSDLHVVAIKKSKVAIQREIDEFINEVAILSQINHRNVVKLFGCCLETEVPLLVYEFISNGTLYHHLHVQEPAPSLAWEDRVRIATETARALAYLHSAVSFPIVHRDIKSQNILLDGTLIAKVSDFGASRCIPVDQTETATAIQGTFGYLDPLYFYSGQLTEKSDVYSFGVLLMELLTRKKPCSYRSSEEETLVSYFTSSLATGKLVRVLDPQVVEEGGKEVEEVAVLAVACVRIEGDHRPSMRQVELTLESLGASHDSFVMHDMDVPKYPVIEGSNMEETSRQYSLEAEYLLSSRYPR